A window of the Pseudomonas fluorescens genome harbors these coding sequences:
- a CDS encoding HugZ family protein, producing MSVEAAKNARELLLKEYRGVLSTHSRSMPGFPFGSVVPYCLDEQGRPLILISRIAQHTHNLQKDPKCSMLVGEREADDVQAVGRLTYLAEAEKLEDAAAIEAAAERYYRYFPDSQNYHKAHDFDFWVLKPVRHRYIGGFGAIHWVDHLTLANPFAGKAEISMVEHMNSDHAKAIAHYVDLAGLPKTVPAQMAGIDTEGMHLRIGQALYWLPFQAPCHTPIQVREALVSLAHAEVWPKNAVADA from the coding sequence TTGAGCGTTGAAGCGGCTAAGAATGCCCGAGAATTGCTTCTCAAGGAATACCGTGGCGTGCTGTCGACCCACTCCAGATCGATGCCCGGTTTTCCGTTCGGCTCCGTGGTTCCCTACTGCCTGGACGAGCAGGGCCGGCCGCTGATCCTGATCAGCCGCATTGCCCAGCACACCCACAACCTGCAGAAAGATCCGAAATGTTCGATGCTGGTGGGTGAGCGTGAGGCCGACGACGTGCAAGCCGTTGGTCGCCTGACCTATCTCGCCGAAGCTGAAAAACTCGAAGACGCTGCCGCCATCGAAGCCGCCGCCGAGCGTTACTACCGCTATTTCCCCGATTCGCAGAATTACCACAAGGCTCACGATTTCGATTTCTGGGTGCTCAAACCCGTGCGCCATCGCTACATCGGCGGCTTCGGCGCGATCCATTGGGTCGATCACCTGACCCTGGCCAACCCGTTCGCCGGCAAGGCCGAAATCAGCATGGTCGAGCACATGAACAGCGACCACGCCAAGGCCATTGCCCATTACGTCGACCTTGCCGGTCTGCCGAAAACCGTACCGGCACAAATGGCCGGGATCGATACCGAAGGCATGCACCTGCGCATTGGTCAGGCGCTGTACTGGCTGCCGTTTCAAGCGCCTTGTCATACGCCGATACAAGTGCGCGAAGCCTTGGTTTCTCTGGCTCACGCCGAGGTCTGGCCAAAAAATGCGGTGGCCGACGCTTGA
- a CDS encoding SDR family oxidoreductase: MQLNDKVIIITGGCQGLGRSMAEYFAGKGAKLALVDLNQEKLDDAVAACKAKGVEARSYLCNVANEEQVTHMVAQVAEDFGAIHGLINNAGILRDGLLLKVKDSEMTKMSLAQWQAVIDVNLTGVFLCTREVAAKMVELKNSGAIINISSISRAGNVGQTNYSAAKAGVAAATVTWAKELARYGIRVAGIAPGFIETEMTLGMKPEALEKMTSGIPLKRMGKPEEIAHSAAYIFENDYYTGRILEMDGGLRI; encoded by the coding sequence ATGCAACTCAACGACAAAGTAATCATTATCACTGGCGGTTGCCAAGGCTTGGGCCGCTCGATGGCCGAGTATTTCGCAGGCAAGGGCGCGAAGCTGGCGCTGGTCGACCTGAACCAGGAAAAACTCGATGACGCCGTCGCGGCCTGCAAGGCCAAGGGTGTCGAGGCCCGCAGCTACCTGTGCAACGTCGCCAACGAAGAGCAAGTGACGCACATGGTTGCCCAGGTCGCCGAAGACTTCGGCGCGATTCACGGCCTGATCAACAACGCCGGGATCCTGCGCGACGGTCTGCTGCTCAAGGTCAAGGACAGCGAGATGACCAAGATGAGCCTGGCCCAGTGGCAGGCGGTGATCGACGTCAACCTGACCGGCGTGTTCCTCTGCACCCGTGAAGTGGCAGCGAAAATGGTCGAGCTGAAAAACAGCGGCGCGATCATCAACATCTCGTCGATCTCCCGCGCGGGCAACGTTGGCCAGACCAACTACTCCGCCGCCAAGGCCGGCGTCGCTGCGGCGACCGTGACCTGGGCCAAGGAACTGGCGCGCTACGGCATCCGCGTGGCGGGCATTGCACCGGGCTTCATCGAAACCGAGATGACTCTGGGCATGAAGCCGGAAGCGCTGGAGAAAATGACTTCGGGCATTCCGCTCAAGCGCATGGGCAAGCCGGAAGAGATCGCCCATTCGGCGGCATACATCTTCGAGAACGACTACTACACCGGCCGGATTCTGGAAATGGATGGCGGGTTGCGCATCTGA
- the apbC gene encoding iron-sulfur cluster carrier protein ApbC, with amino-acid sequence MSAVTRAAVEAVLSQYTDPYLNQDPVSAGCVRNIEITGDRVSVQLEIGYAAGLFKSGWAQLLQLAIENLNGVVTAKVEVNSVIAAHKAQAQIPGLANVKNVVAVASGKGGVGKSTTAANLALALAREGAKVGILDADIYGPSQGIMFGIAEGTRPQVKDQKWFVPLQAHGVEVMSMAFLTDDNTPMVWRGPMVSGALLQLVTQTAWGDLDYLVIDMPPGTGDIQLTLAQKVPVAGAVIVTTPQDLALLDARKGVEMFRKVNIPVLGVVENMAVHICSNCGHAEHLFGEGGGEKLATQFGVELLASLPLSMLIREQADGGKPTVISEPDSQIAMVYQELARHVGARIVLQEAASPAMPNITISDD; translated from the coding sequence ATGAGCGCCGTCACTCGCGCAGCGGTGGAAGCCGTCCTCAGCCAATACACCGACCCTTATCTGAACCAGGATCCGGTCAGCGCCGGTTGCGTGCGCAACATCGAAATCACCGGCGATCGCGTCAGCGTGCAGCTGGAAATCGGCTATGCCGCCGGTCTGTTCAAGAGCGGCTGGGCGCAATTGCTGCAACTGGCCATCGAAAACCTCAACGGCGTGGTGACGGCCAAGGTCGAAGTCAACAGCGTGATCGCCGCGCACAAGGCCCAGGCGCAGATTCCGGGGCTGGCCAACGTCAAGAACGTGGTCGCCGTGGCCTCCGGCAAGGGCGGTGTGGGCAAGTCCACCACCGCCGCCAACCTGGCATTGGCGCTGGCCCGTGAAGGCGCGAAGGTCGGGATTCTTGACGCCGATATCTATGGCCCGAGCCAAGGCATCATGTTCGGCATTGCCGAGGGCACACGTCCGCAGGTCAAGGATCAGAAGTGGTTCGTGCCGCTTCAGGCCCATGGCGTGGAAGTGATGTCGATGGCATTCCTGACCGACGACAACACGCCGATGGTCTGGCGCGGGCCGATGGTCTCCGGCGCGCTGCTGCAACTGGTCACGCAAACTGCGTGGGGCGACCTGGATTATCTGGTGATCGACATGCCGCCAGGCACTGGCGACATCCAGCTGACCCTGGCGCAGAAAGTCCCGGTGGCCGGCGCCGTGATCGTCACCACCCCGCAGGATCTGGCGTTGCTCGATGCGCGCAAAGGCGTGGAGATGTTCCGCAAGGTCAACATTCCGGTGCTGGGCGTGGTGGAAAACATGGCCGTGCACATCTGCTCGAACTGCGGACATGCCGAGCATCTGTTCGGTGAGGGCGGTGGCGAGAAGCTGGCGACCCAGTTCGGCGTCGAGCTGCTGGCCTCGTTGCCGCTGTCGATGCTGATCCGCGAACAGGCCGACGGCGGCAAACCGACGGTGATTTCCGAGCCGGACAGCCAGATCGCCATGGTCTATCAGGAGCTGGCCCGCCACGTCGGCGCGCGGATCGTGTTGCAGGAAGCGGCCTCGCCGGCGATGCCGAACATCACCATCAGCGACGATTGA